The genomic segment AACCTTTGGCTCCGGAAGCTGCCGTTGGGGGGGGAGGCGGCGCAGCCGGCCAGAGATAGCCGGGATGGGGCTGCGGCACCCGCCGCAGGTGCTGGTTTCCCTGGGGTGCGGGGGAGCAGGGCCCTGCCAGAGACGAGAAAAGGGGCGGTTGGAGGGGGGGTTGCGGCCATTGCCCTCACCCCTGTCATGGCGGCAGTGAGCGGGGCCGGAAGCGGGGAAGGGAAGCGGACGCGGGCTCTCTGTGGGGCGCTGGATCTTCCCGAGCCATGGCGGCCCTtggtgagggaggggaaaagccCCGGGCCGCCCGCGGAGGAACACGGACCCGGCCCAGCGACCTCTGCGGCGACCGCGGGGAACTCAGCCCAGGACTGGCGGGAGGAGCAGCCCGGGACAGCACGTGCGGCTGTAGCCCTGGGTGTGTGTAACCGGGAGCCCAAACACACACCCTGCCCGGTCCCAGAGCTCTCAGTGTGGAGAGGGGGAGTCTGCCCCCCCACCAAAcccatgcagagccccctcctgcaccttgccCCCAGAGCTGTCACTgcaggggggggggttgggttgaCTCCCTAcccccatgcagagccccctTCCGCACCTAGGCCCCAGAGCTCTCAATGCATGGGGGTGGGCTGAAGTCCCTCCACGGCCTACACCAGGACAGTCAATAGGTGAACcacaggccaaatctggaccaacagacacttttgaatggaccgtgaaatctttttattttcttcttatcattattgttaatttttttggTATTATTTTCTCTGGCGTCTGGATCTttactataccttgaccaagaaatgtggAGCTTGACAAAAAATAACGGACTACCCCTGCCCTGTTCATTGCTTTTCGAAAAAGGGAAcattaatttactttgtgtgatctccataacaacaGACATGTTTATGAGacttcaccaactttaaaaaatgtttccaaagattttaggcataacaaaggattttatatcttatgaaggtactgattttgctgaaGGGTTCTCTTAGAACCAGTTCAtcaaatagtcagaagtaaagaaagggaaactcgtttgtccagctatctggaaggaaagggggtgttgtccctttaagggctcccTTGAACGGGGGGGTGAAGGGAGAacgggatggacagaaaggacaggcagaCTTTGGCAGCAAGTTTtttgtactatagtaattaaaataaaatgtatattttagataagggtggtcttttgaaggatttatttaaaaaactatgtctgaagatccaagcatttaaggctaaaggtgaatactcagattgtgcatctaaaaatctatgcaaggatttttttagagatgtgattttataatctttagcaacacactaatgaaatatttttaaagcaaattttaaactaaggtcctgtagacgaacatgttctgagtaaatatgaccgtaatgcacaactgttttggtcagtaaattcagaaactgacagtagatacctgggggttggcaaatgcctgttaaatggcttcttTGCCACTTGAATGGCTCGTTAACAGTTTCAATGtggtgctaataggtctggcaggctggaggcttgttcacttttaagttactagaccccctccagaggaagactcaccaggctgcagcagccagctgtggtgggagcctgcaggaggTGGACaccaagacccaggggtgccccaaattttctggtgccctatgcagccttGTATGCTGCCTATGCCTAACGATTAATTacctgtagttagtgaattgaactgattgtttttaGTCACCATGGATGGGATCAGCAAAagtacttagatgcctaaatcccagtttcagctctgctgcaatccacaaaacttctGACGAACCCGATAGGCACTTAAACTAGGCCCCTAAGTTTATAAGAGTAAAAGTTTTCTAGGTGTCTGTTTTAGCCTTTGAGAACATGTACTGCTGCCTCATGTGAGTCATCTGAACGTCTCAGGTGGTGATCTAACCACTCGGCTAAACGTTATAATGTGGCatctcctctttctctggcttTTGTGGTgaataggcacctaaatccagacCACAGGGAGGCTATCTCTggggctacgtctacactaccgcagtaagtagatctacgctatgcaactccagctatgtgaataacgtagctggagtcgatgcatcttaggtcgagttaccgtgGGGTCTACACCACGGGGGTCAAAGGGAGAAAATCTCCGGTggacttaccttactcctctcgttggcggtagagtacaggggttgactggagagtgatctgcagtcgatttggcgggtctttactagacccactaaatcgaccgccggtGGATTGATCTGAGCGTTGAtcctgctgtagtgtagacctgccctgagagaggggcagggtttaGGACACACCCCACTGGTCAGTATCTCCCATTGGTTGGCTTAGGTGACTCTCCACCTAACGTCCTGGCTCCCCATTCATATTATAGGAGCCTGTGTGCCTAAATCAGCTTCGTGGATCGCAATGGTGTTTCTTGGATTTTCTAGCCAGCTAAAAGCTAGGAGCTGTGATGCAATGCCTGAGTCCTTTATGGTTCCCGCTCCATGTTTGTTAAGACTTtcgagcagtggttctcaacctatttaccattgtgggccgcatccagcactacctgtatggccctgaggatgtcacatgggccgcagctgtgtgctgattgggccgcaggttgagagcCACAGCTATAGAGCTCATCTTCTCACACCTAGTTTTCATCCATAGATTGGAAGAGCAAAAcaagtttttctgctttttcagctcccaatcatagaatatcagggttggaagggacctcaggaggtatctagtccaaccccctgctcaaagcaggaccgatccccaactaaatcatcccagccagggctttatcaagcctgatcttaaaaacttcaaaggaaggagattccaccacctccctaggtaacccattccagtgtttcaccaccctcctagtgaaaaagtttttcctcatatccaacctaaacctcccccactgcaacttgagaccattactcctcgttctgtcatctgctaccactgagaacagtctcgatccatcctctttggaaccccctttctggtagttgaaagcagctatcaaatcccccctcattcttctcttctgcagactaaacaatcccagttccctcagcctatcctcataagGCATAtgatccagtcccctaatcatttttgttgccctccgctggacgttttccacatctttcttgtagtgtggggcccaaacctggacatagtactccagatgaggcctcaccaatgtcgaacaaaggggaacgatcacatcccttgacgTGAtcagtttcttaactttgaataaactgaaatgaagaaagtgGTCTCTCTGTACTTGCacaagaggctactgctgtcaaaagctgttTTAACAAACTCTGTCAccggtgcttagccagtgactgtcaccagttcagtggtttgactttcttcaAGACTTCATCAGCAAACATGTTCTGCTGGAATattattctttttaattaaatgtaaattattttaatggaTTATAGTaggtttaggccttaacatagatTGTCATTAtttgacatttaattttaaaacagtatttaaataaaatcaaattttaaacCACTGATTTTTATCCAATGGGCGGGATAGGGGAGACTCTGTCCCTTAGAGTCCTTCCAAGGTGCTGTGTCTGTGCCCCTCCCAAAGCTGCATCTCAAACTCACCCCCCCTCCAAGTTCCCAGAGTTGCCAGTGCACTTCTGCATTGTGTTCCCGTGCGCTCCAGACATAGAAGGCATGTGCACATCCCTGCCTTCACACCACACCCAGTGTCAGTGCGTCCCTCCACTGCCCAACTCCGAATTGAGGAGTGAGAGGAAATGGGGAATCTTCTATGAGGGGCCTGATGACAGAGGAGGGTGTTGGTTACTACACTGTTCTTAGCTCTGGGCTTTTGTTATGATGAATGGAAGATGGGACACCACAGACAGACCCACTGACCCTTATGCTGTCCTGACTGCGTCATTGCAGATTCTAGGtcagctgggagaggagctgtcaaggttccttccccactctgaacttccccaaggtacaaactttgccttgtccttgagcaagtatgctgccaccaccaagcgtcttacacaaagaccagggaaagagcccacttggagacgtctttcctcaatatatcccccaagccctacacccgctttcctggggaaggcttgataaaaatcctcaccaatttgtacaggtgaacacagacccaaacccttggatcttaagaacaatgaaaaatcaatcaggttcttaaaagaaaaggtaaaagaatcacctctaaaatcaggatggtaaataccttacagggtaatcagattcaatacatagagaatccctccaggcaaaaccttaagttacaaaaagacaccaaaacaggaatctacattccatccaacacagcttattttaccagccattaaacaaaaggagatctaatgcatttctagctagattacttactaactaacagaagttgtcaggctgcattcctgatctgttcctggcaaaagcatcacacagacagacaaaccttTGTGGTCCgtcccccccgctccagctttgaaagtatcttgtctcctcattggtcattttggtcaggtgccagcaaggttatcttagctccttaaccctttacaggtgaaagggttttgcctctggccaggaggaattttatagcactgtattcagaaaggtggttaccctttcctttatttttatgacaggagcCAAAGCCAGGGACACTGCAGCTGACTGGAACTGACTCTGCCATAGCTGCAAAGAGCCATTTCTTGCAGCTGGCTCCAAGTTGATCAGAGCCCAGCACCCACCGCTGCCTCACTGAGCGAAGAGATGCCGGAGGGAGCAGAAGCAAATCCCTCTGAGCAGCCTCTTAACGGCTGCATAAAGATGGAGAATGGAGGAGAACCAGGTAACTGGAGCTTCCCTGCCTAGGAAAGGCTGGAGAGAGGAGatgcctttcctcctcctctcccagcacCCGCCCTGTGCAGCAGAGACTGTATTGCTCCAATGGACTCAGCTCCTGCCGCACATGCTCTCTTGTGTGGCAGTTGCACAGATGGTTTTTAGGACTGCACATGTTCTGCCCCCGGAAAACATTTGGCTCATGTCTCCCTGGGTCGCTCCTGTCActgctctttccttctgtttgtttgtccTTCCAGTGTGAGAGTTGAGGTATATGCACTCATAACACATGCAAGGAGCAGATGTAGCAGCCTGTGGCCACTACACATTCATTTGTGTTTTGCCAGTGAATTTATCATGTCCTGTAATGGGGCAATGCTCACCTCCACAGTGCCTCCTTCTGGCCCTCCTGGGAATTAGCTCGCtggcctccagagcaccctcttgcCACTGGGCCCTGtgcccctcctggaccccagtgcccctttctcttgggggctgccccctggcagtatccCCAgtttctgggtctccccacccaggggaaccccccacccactatccccacctcacctcaggaccaggctactgccagtcaccatctagcccccattcactggggcagactgcagtgtatatgtcactcatcacaggcaagggggttttggacctgctgccttagcccacccctgggctgcccctgcaACTGCAGTACCCTTCTGgacctttaacaaggcctgcagcctggggggtttccaggccagagcgcTGCTCTGCTTGTGAGCTCCtaagcagccaggcccttcccaaGGTAGAGGGACTcactgctcctggcccactgcccacTTATAAGGGCCAGTggagccctgattggggcgtggccacagctgagcctgcttccccaatcagcctgggaactgcttgctcccagccacagccctctcctgggctgttttaagccctttacgGCTGGAGCaagtgaccaccctgctacatgCCCTCAGATGTAGGCTCTGGGTGCTAGGGAAGAGGAGTTGCTAAGATTGAACTACAGCAGGGGTTCCCTGGATTTACTCTCCCTGGGATGCAGGCGCTGCTCCAAAGTTCCTGCCAACCTTTGGTTGTTAATTatgacaactctggatattcATGTTAACCATATAAATGCTCAATCCCTTTAACTTTCCTAAATTCTCTTTATTgatttcctgtggcagtgagttccacagtctactTATACATTGGCTGGAAAAAATAGTTCTTTTCCCACCTTTTTAATCTCATTGAatatccccttgttcttgtgtaaTAAGACAAGGAGAACAATTGGAAGGGGATAACTACCCCTTTATGGGACAGGCAAGAGGCTACATCTGGGACAGGTGTACTCAaggcagccctgccccaccatAGGCCTGGGCTATTTGAAGAGCAAGAGGGAGCTGAAGGAGACAGGGGAGTAGAAGTCAGGATGGCTGCAGCAGGTGGTGGATCCTCTCCGGCTACAGGAGACCAACCTGATCAGCCTGAGACTTGATTTTATGGATGTTAACTTTGGGATCTCTGACCCAGGGTCCTGAAGTGAGGACCATATGAACTGTTTGTTGAAATTGCTCCTCTCCTGAAGCCTTATTGAAAAGGGAAGTGCTGTTTTGTTAATGAGTATTGGCTTCTCCTTGCCTTGGGCTGTTAAAGCAAATGTACTGCTGCCAATCAAGGGAAATTAAGGAGGGTGCACCCACAGTGCCACACCAGGCCACAAGGGGACATGCAGGGACTGCCCACACCTTGACCAGCAAAAGCTCCCAGTCTGCTTTCTGTCCCGTCTGTTATTGGATAGACTGTTTATCCTGTCGCCCCTCATTCACCTCCTCTCCATGGTGAACAATCCCAGGCTTTTCAAACTCTTGTCATGGAttttccaggcccttgatcatCCTCCACCCTCTGATATCTGAATCTCTCTCATATCTGCAGGGTCCTTTTTGGGGATTAATTGAGCTAATTAACCACACAGTGGTGATTTGGGGAGTGATGTTGTCCTTTGCAGTCTGGATGGGAGTTTGAGTTAATATTTTTGtccagagctgggacagaaccaTTTAAGACCTGAAAATAAATACCTGGTGTGTGTCAGATCAGAGCCTGATGGCAAATAATTCTGGTCTTCGTAGCACCAGGAGCATTAAGGGGTTTTTATCTTCCAGATGATCCAGCTAACAGCAACTCGAGGAAAGCAGCTGTATCTGAAGGTCGAGCTGTATTCATTGCCATAGTCGTGGTCTTGGTGGTAATCATCATTGCTTTAGCAGCAGCTTTGGGAGGTAAGTTCCCAACCCCTGATGATTCActctctgggtgtgggggagttTTTCCCTTTATGGCTCACAGCTCCACGTCCACtctccctggcctctctgctttaGCAGTCAGGTCAGACCGGAGTCTCTCTAGGTTATTTCatgtcccctccatcccccatcacTGTCATACCTGAGAGCATCACAGACACAACGGATTTCTCCTCACatcccctgtgaggcagggatcTGTCCTTGTCCCCATTTTATGGTGGCGGGAGCCAAGGCACCGGGGCTGGTTCCACAAAGGGCACTAAAGGGCCGAAGTCCCTGTTTCAGGCACCCTGTGATCTGCCAACCCGCTGCCTGGCTGCCACTGAACCCTGGGGGTACACTGTGCAcacgcagtggcgcagaattcccccaggagtattctTTACCTGGAGGAAAAAACCTGAatcaacataagaacggccatactgggtcagaccaaaggtccatctagtccagtgtcctgtcttccgatagtggccaatgccaggtgcttcagaggaaatgaacagaacaagtcactgtcaagtgatccatcccctgtcacctattcccagcctccggcaaacacaggctagggacaccatccttgctcatcctggctaatagccactgatggacctatcctccatgaacttatttagttctttcttgaaccctgttagtgtcttggccttcactacatctcctggcaaggagttccacaggttgactatgccttgtgtgaagaaatacttcctttttatttgttttaaatctgctgcctattaatttcattgggtgaccccctagttcttgtgttatgagatggagtaaataacactttcttatttactttctccataccaataatgattttatagacctctatcatatcccccccttaattgtctcttttccaagctgaaaagtcccagtcttattaatctctcctcatatggaaactgttccatacccttaatcattcttgttgcccttttctgtacctttttcagttccaatatatcttttttgagatggggcaaccacatctgcatgcagtatacgagatgtgggtgtaccatgcatttatattgaggcaatatgatgttttctgtcttattagctatccctttcctaatgatttccaacattgtttgcttttttgactgccgctgcacactgagtggatgttttcagagaactctccacaatgactccaagatctttcttgagtggtaacagctaatttagaccccatcgttttatatgcatggttgggattatgttttccaatgtgcattactttgcatttatcaacattgaatttcatctgccattttgttgcctagtcacccagttttgtgaggtccctttgtaacccTTCACAATCAGATTTGGactcaactatcttgagtaattttgtatcatctgcaaattttgccacctcagtgtttatccctttttccagatcattgatgaatacgttgaataggactggtcccagtacagactcctgagggacaccattatttacttctctccattctgaaaactgaccatttatacctaccctttgtttcctatcttttaaccggtTACTGATCCgagagaggaccttccctcttatcctatgacagcttactttgcctaagagcctttggtgagggaccttgtcaagggatttctgaaaatctaagtacactatatccactggatcccccttgtccacatacttgttgacccTCAAAGTATTCTAGTTACAGATTTAAGATTGAAATGGTCTTTGGGAGCAAGAAAATCTGGCAGGTCACTCCCACTCATTGGTGTCTGATTTCCTCCTAGTGGCCATTCCGTGGAATTGATTGAAATACCACACCACTGTTAAACGTTTTTCTCTGTCTCCAGTTGCATTAAATCTGTAACTAGCAGCCTTGTGCCCAAGGTAAATCACTGCCACAAGATGTTACTGAGGCCCAGAGCTCAGCAGGATTCATAAAAAGACTGGCCCTTGACATGGGTAATGAGACTATCCAGAGTAATCCTGGAGAGGGTTCAGTGTCTAGGGGGTAcgaaccctcctgcttcaggccGTGAGCCGGCCACTGACACACAGAAGTGTCCTCCTGACCCCTCCGTGTAGGTTATTCTCTCTGAATCAAGATACAAATAGAAGGAATATGAACCTTCCTGCTTTGGGGCCTAGGCACCCTCTGAGCGCATTTGGGGGAAATGTTCTCTGGGGCCGGCTATCCCACCACTGCCCACTACGAGGTGTCTTGCCCTCCCTCTGAAGCAGGTAGTGCTGGCTGCTCTCAGAGATCAGCCGTCTGTTCCACTAGTCTGATCCGGTCTGGCAGTTCCTGTGTTTCTGTTCCTGCTTGTTCTCCACAGAGAGACAAGAGAAGGGACGATCTCTCaccctgggttctctctctcttttttttattttttagtggaAAAATCTAAGCACTCTTCTCGATgtccccctgctgcctcctggtgcccggATGGCTGGATCGGGATCCAGGGGAAATGTTACCATTTTTCTAAAGCTTCAGGGAATTGGACCTACAGCCGGAGCTTCTGCTCTTCACAGGgtgcctccctggctgggattgACAATCTGCAGAAGCTGGTGAGAGCACAGATGCTTTGTGCCAAGCCCACCGATTGCCGGCACAACAGACAGGGTTagagtcaggctggggtcagCCGCTGTAGGGTAGAGAGGAGCGGCTGGCCAGAGTCATTGCGGTTCTGGCAGCTGAATCCTGGctgggcccggggctccagctacCTCGACCCTGCATCTGCCTGAGCCCCAGAGGGAGACTCgccctgtgcagggctgggccagctcAGTCAGCTCCCAGCTGAtgggctgcctggggctgcagggggtgagaacctgcctccccagctcagcccagccccagggttccctcatgggggtggtggggggaatccAGCTGAAGGAGAGGcctgctctgtctcctcccctcAACTTACCCGCCCTTCGTGGCAGGGGTCTGTCTGCCCTCCCCCtgcatctccctctccctcctggccctgctgtgctctgagAAGGGGCTGCTGGGCGGACAGTGACTTTGCAGCTTAATTCCTGCTTCACCCAGTAGGTGCCACAGCCCCCCAAAAGAGGATGAGGGAGGGTGAAAGATTAATACTTATCTGATCCCTTCACCCAATAACAATGGAAGAGGCCTCTAGAAATCTAATTGACTAAtcaaattgccttctatgacaagataactggctcctgtggatgaggggaaagcagtggacgtgttattccttgactttagcaaagcttttgacatggtctcccacagtattcttgcccacaacttaaagaagtatgggctggatgaatggactataaggtggatagaaagctggctagattgtcgggctcaacgggtagtgatcaatggctccatgtctagttggcagccggtatcaagtggagtgccccaagggtcggtcctggggccggttttgttcaatatcttcattaatgatctggaggatggcgtggattgcaccctcagcaagtttgcagatgacgctaaactgggaggagaggtagaaacgctggagggtagggataggatacagagggacctagacaaattagaggattgggcaaaaagaaaaatctgatgaggttcaacaaggagaagtgcagagtcctgcacttaggatggaagaatccaatgcactgctacagactagggaccgaatggctaggcagcagttctgcagaaaaggacctaggggttacagtctacgagaagctggatatgagtcaacagtgtgcccttgttgccaagaaggccaatggcattttggaatgtacaagtaggggcattgccagcagatcgagggacgtcattgttcccctctattcgacattggtgaggcctcatctggagtactgtgtccagatttgggccccacactacaagaaggatgtggaaaaattggaaaatgtccagcggagggcaacaaaaatgattaggggactggaacatatgacttatgaggagaggctgagggaactgggattgtttagtctacggaagagaagaatgaggggggatttgatagctgctttcaactacctagcaggtgacagaacggggagtaacggtctcaagttgcagtgggggaggtttaggttggacattagggaaaactttttcactaggagggtggtgaagcactggaatgcgttacctagggaggtggtggaatctccttccttagaagtttttaaggtcaggcttgacaaagccctgtctgggatgatttagttggaaattggtcctgctttgagcagggggttggactagatgacctcctgaggtcccttccaaccctgatattctatgattctgtgaatccCCTGCTGCCCAAGGTGGGGAGCAGCAGAGTCAGGGTCTAACACAGCTGATTGCTTTTATTGGGTTTCTAAGGATTCCCTGCTGCCCTACAAAGGCAAACTGGACCACTGGATCGGCCT from the Chelonia mydas isolate rCheMyd1 chromosome 14, rCheMyd1.pri.v2, whole genome shotgun sequence genome contains:
- the LOC102938954 gene encoding C-type lectin domain family 2 member D-like isoform X2, whose product is MPEGAEANPSEQPLNGCIKMENGGEPDDPANSNSRKAAVSEGRAVFIAIVVVLVVIIIALAAALGVEKSKHSSRCPPAASWCPDGWIGIQGKCYHFSKASGNWTYSRSFCSSQGASLAGIDNLQKLDSLLPYKGKLDHWIGLWKDAGQVWKWANGTEFDHRFEIQGGADCTYLDEDLTVSSSSCSSLRKWICSKPVTLSLPWCG
- the LOC102938954 gene encoding C-type lectin domain family 2 member D-like isoform X1, whose protein sequence is MPEGAEANPSEQPLNGCIKMENGGEPDDPANSNSRKAAVSEGRAVFIAIVVVLVVIIIALAAALGVEKSKHSSRCPPAASWCPDGWIGIQGKCYHFSKASGNWTYSRSFCSSQGASLAGIDNLQKLDSLLPYKGKLDHWIGLWKDAGQVWKWANGTEFDHRFEIQGGADCTYLDEDLTVSSSSCSSLRKWICSKPVTLCTLGEHPTPPCSSL